From Aegilops tauschii subsp. strangulata cultivar AL8/78 chromosome 5, Aet v6.0, whole genome shotgun sequence:
ATTATGGAAAGATTTGTGTGAGATTACCCATCGGCTCCAGTTTTGTTGATCATGATGCGCCTTAATGAGAAGACTTGTTTGCATTTGATAGTAGGGCAGATCGTCTTTTATATATTATGCTCGTGCGTATGTCAAACAACTTAACATATCAAATAAATTACACACTAATTTCATATGATGCAGAAAGCACGACACCACCATCATGCCTCACGTCCGCCACGCTCTCCACTATTACAATGCCAGGCACCCGGTACGTGCCTTTCTTCTCATTCAACTAGTGATTTAACTGGTCCTGATCAATTTCATCGCAATTAAGTTGTGCTGCATGTTTCATGACATAAGATGTAATTTCTGCAGGGTGACGAGTTTGATGCTGTGAAGCCTCTGATGGAATCCAGAACTAGTTTCAGGAAACAGCTGTGGGCTCACGTCAACTTCTGGGCTCGCAGCCGCAAAAGCAACAAAATCAAGCGCTTCTTCGCTGAGGTGCACTACAACCCAGAACCTATCGTTGAAGTGTGCACTACAACCCAAAACCTATCGTTGAAGTGTGCACCATCATCGGTATGTATCTATGTCTGTAACCTCCTTTCTTAACTGGTTTATTAGTTTTGGGTAGTTATAGACATATTTGTGTGACTTTGGTATTAAAGTTTTGGGGAGTTGTACTCAGGGATGAGTTAGGTGGGATTTTGTTCCCAAAGAAAAAAATTATTGGGGGAAAGAGATTTACTGGGCTTCGACTAGAGAATATGAGTTAGGTGGTATTTCTAATCGGAAAAAAATAGCACCAACCTGAAAAACAACATTTTGTCGTTTTAACCCGCTCTAATCGGAGCCCAAAGGGCAACTCAACTCATGTGCTATGATGTCTAAAAAAAAAACTCATGTCCTACGAGCAAGACAAGCAAGAGCACGAGGAGAAGGACCAGCTCATGGAGGATAACATCTTCATCTTCAACTCCTTGGAGAGTTACCCTAAGACT
This genomic window contains:
- the LOC109753818 gene encoding uncharacterized protein; translated protein: MTTSPSVGVYSKSLVESGTDSVRQEPGPFIAPSLEELLQQPSLEERVRLQSHLREHERKVKRWSKCPTVPSGPSERKHDTTIMPHVRHALHYYNARHPGDEFDAVKPLMESRTSFRKQLWAHVNFWARSRKSNKIKRFFAEVHYNPEPIVEVCTTTQNLSLKCAPSSVCIYVCNLLS